From Anopheles coluzzii chromosome 3, AcolN3, whole genome shotgun sequence, the proteins below share one genomic window:
- the LOC120955655 gene encoding ejaculatory bulb-specific protein 3-like isoform X2, producing MKHLTMVAIFAMVVVLASAQKYTDKFDNIDVDRVLSNDRILNNYLKCLLDKGPCTQEGRELKKTLPDALKTNCEKCSEKQRTSSRKVIAHLEERKPQEWKKLLDKYDPEGIYKSKFEKINKRS from the exons ATGAAGCACCTGACGATGGTTGCCATTTTCGCGATGGTGGTCGTGTTGGCCAGCGCCCAGAAGTACACCGACAAGTTCGACAACATCGATGTGGACCGCGTACTGTCGAACGATCGAATTCTCAACAACTACCTCAAGTGTCTGCTCGACAAGGGACCGTGCACCCAGGAGGGTCGTGAGCTGAAGA AAACACTGCCCGATGCGCTGAAGACCAACTGCGAAAAGTGTAGCGAGAAGCAGCGCACCAGCTCCCGCAAGGTAATCGCCCATCTCGAGGAGCGTAAGCCACAGGAATGGAAGAAACTGCTCGACAAGTACGACCCGGAAGGTATCTACAAGAGCAAGTTCGAAAAGATCAACAAGCGTTCGTAG